In Ferroplasma sp., a single window of DNA contains:
- a CDS encoding APC family permease encodes MVDKLKKNSGGLWSGTFQAISYVAPAATAASFLVEETAYVGASTTFVFLLALIGVTSAMYMNYVFSGRISHAGGYYAYVRAGLGPKFGIFSGWLYFINILGALAGFAVLFFAGVLWPLIPQLSSNPYGWIPIAFIPLVLILVLLYRGLRPSLKYTIIGGIIEVSTLIIISIAIIIRLGPHNTFIPFTPHGNSFGNLGLATVYSILGFVGIGSVITLSEELHHPKKIVKKSIVIGMLITAVVYILVSYAMVVGYGINKMASFSTATDPGFTVVDNYFGPVVMIVFIIITLNSFLSNGIAEGNAFSREGFAMARDGIVFPKSLATVHKKFGSPNKIIIIEWFIVVALTLVGGLVFGPFEGAAIITAVNGVSLYIVHILANFSLPIYGKKTLKLKLKGLLPLALGPVLATVVYAFAIYGEFVPIPTTYPGYIAPYSIIAAVIAGIAITIVLFVKKHPSDLKSIGKEQEHMLEPVSEQEMEE; translated from the coding sequence TGGTAGATAAACTGAAGAAAAATTCTGGCGGGCTTTGGTCTGGAACATTTCAGGCGATTTCCTACGTGGCACCTGCGGCTACAGCGGCCTCATTCCTAGTTGAGGAAACCGCATATGTAGGTGCTTCAACAACATTTGTTTTTCTTCTTGCTTTAATAGGTGTTACCTCTGCAATGTATATGAATTATGTTTTCTCTGGAAGGATATCCCATGCCGGGGGGTATTATGCCTATGTACGGGCAGGCCTAGGCCCTAAATTCGGAATTTTCTCCGGGTGGCTGTATTTCATAAACATTCTGGGAGCACTTGCAGGATTTGCCGTGCTTTTCTTTGCAGGAGTTTTATGGCCACTGATCCCACAACTATCATCCAATCCCTATGGATGGATACCCATAGCGTTTATACCTCTGGTTCTTATTTTAGTACTCCTTTACCGTGGATTGAGACCATCACTGAAGTATACCATCATCGGAGGAATAATAGAGGTGAGTACACTTATTATAATTTCCATTGCAATAATAATTAGGCTAGGTCCACATAATACATTTATTCCTTTCACACCTCATGGTAATTCTTTCGGCAACCTTGGACTGGCCACTGTATATTCAATATTGGGATTTGTGGGTATTGGTTCAGTGATAACGTTATCAGAGGAACTTCACCATCCAAAGAAAATTGTGAAAAAATCAATAGTTATTGGAATGCTCATAACCGCAGTGGTGTACATTCTTGTATCGTATGCAATGGTTGTAGGTTATGGTATAAACAAAATGGCATCTTTCTCAACTGCAACAGACCCGGGATTCACTGTTGTGGATAACTATTTTGGGCCGGTTGTTATGATTGTGTTTATTATAATAACCCTAAACAGTTTCCTGTCGAACGGCATAGCAGAGGGGAATGCCTTCAGCCGGGAAGGATTTGCCATGGCCAGGGACGGAATAGTCTTTCCAAAGTCTCTGGCAACCGTTCATAAAAAATTTGGTTCTCCGAACAAAATAATCATTATAGAATGGTTTATTGTAGTTGCATTAACCCTCGTCGGTGGACTTGTTTTTGGCCCATTTGAAGGAGCTGCTATTATAACAGCAGTAAATGGTGTTTCTCTTTATATAGTGCATATACTTGCAAATTTCTCCCTTCCTATATATGGGAAAAAGACCCTGAAGTTAAAGTTAAAGGGCCTTTTACCCCTGGCTTTAGGGCCTGTTCTAGCAACAGTAGTCTACGCGTTTGCTATATATGGAGAATTTGTGCCTATACCCACAACGTATCCCGGATACATCGCACCATATTCTATCATAGCAGCTGTAATTGCTGGTATAGCTATAACCATAGTACTGTTTGTCAAAAAGCACCCGTCCGACCTCAAATCAATAGGGAAGGAGCAGGAGCATATGTTAGAGCCAGTATCCGAACAGGAAATGGAGGAATAA